TTCGCGCTCTCGGAACCCGACGCCGGGTCGAACCCCGCAGAGATGGCGACGACCGCCCGCGCTGTCGACGGCCGCGACGCGTACGTCATAGACGGGAAGAAGCAGTGGATCACCAACGGCGAGCGCGCCGGCGTGGCGGTCGTCTTCGCGAAGACCGACCCGGACGACCCCGAGTCGGTGACGCAGTTTCTGGTCCCGACCGACGCCGCCGGGCTCGAAGTCGGAAAGAAAGAGGACAAACTCGGCCTGCGAGCCAGCGACACGACGAGTCTGGTCTTCGACGGCGTCGAGGTGCCGGCGCGCTACCGGCTGACCGAACCCGGTCGGGGGCTGGCGGCGGCCTTCTCGATCCTGACCGGCGGGCGGATCGGCATCGCGGCCCAGTCGGTCGGGCTGGCGCAGTCCGCGCTCGACGAGGCGGTCGCCTACGCCGGCGAGCGCGAGCAGTTCGACCGGCCGATCGCCGACATCCAGTCGATCCGCCACAAGCTGGCGGACATGGAGACGAGCGTGCGGGCGGCGCGGGCACTGACCCACGAGGCCGCGGCCGCACAGGACCGCGGGGAGTCGGCGCGGACGGCCGCGAGCGTCGCGAAGTACTTCGCGAGCGAGGCGGCGGTCGACGTGACGAACGAGGCCGTCCAGATCTACGGCGGCTACGGCTACACCTCCGAGTTCCCGGTCGAACGACTCTACCGGGACGCGAAGGTGACGACGATATACGAGGGGACCAGCCAGATCCAGAAGAACATCGTCGCGCGGGACCTGCTGGGTGAGTAGCCGGCGGTTGGTCACTCGCTCGCCGGTGCGGTACTGCGACCGCCCGATGGTACCCTGACCGTCCCCGGTCGACACGCATTTGCTGGCTCGATCCCTACCGTCGCCCGTGACGGAGTACGACGCCATCGTCTACGACCTGGACGGGACGCTCGTCCGCCTCGACGTGGACTGGGGGGACGTGGCCGAGCGGTGCGCGGCGATCCTGCGGGCCCGAGGCCACGACGTGTCGAACGCGGACATCTGGGCAATGCGCGAACTCGCGGCGGCCGAGGGCCTGCTCGACCGCGTCGACGACGCTATCGCGGAGTTCGAACGCGACGGCGCGCGCAGCGCCCGACGGCTCGCACTCGCCGACGAACTCCCGCACTCGATCCCGGTGGGGGTCTGTTCGCTCAACTGCGCGGCGGCCTGTCGGATCGCGCTCGAACTTCACGGCATCGACCGCCACGTCGACGCGGTCGTCGGCCGGGACTCCCACGAGACGGTCAAGCCCGACCCGGGGCCGCTGGTCCACGCCGTGGAGCAACTCGGCGCCGAGCCCACCTCGTCGCTGTTCGTGGGCGACTCCGACTCCGATCGAGAAGCTGCCAGTGCCGCCGGGCTCGACTTCCGATGGGTCGAAGACCGGGTTTGAGAAACTTTCAGCCGTTGACGCGGCGCTCGTAGACGTAGACGGACAGAGCGGTGACGATCCAGACGACCGCACCGACGCGGACGGCGAACAGCGCGCGCTCGGTCCACGTCGTCAGCTCGACGGCGAGCGACAGCATGGCCACCAGGGGTGCTCCCGCGACGATCGTGGCGACGAACGTGAGCTGCATGACCCGCCCGTAGTCGACGCCGTCCGGGTCGGTCCGCTCGACGCGCGCTGGCATATTCGCGAGTTTCGGCGACGGCGCCTTGAGTCCCCCGTTTTCCGCTCGGGACCGTCGCCACGAGCGTCCGTACCTGCGTCTCAGCCGTCGAGCGAGTCGAGGAACCGGCCGACCGTGCGGTCGAACGCCCCCGTCCGTTCGACCATCGCGAGGTGGGCGGCGTCGGGGATCTCGACGTACTCGCAGTCCGGCAGGCGGTCGGCGAGAAACTCGTGATAGGAGGGCGGCGTCAGCGAGTCGTGTTCGCCGACGACGGCCAGCGCGGGGAGGGCGATCTCGTCGAGCCGGTCGCGAACGTCGAAGGCGTGGCAGGTCAGGAAGTCCCGACGGGTGACGGACTGGCCGGTCGCACGCATCTGTTCGCGCGACCGGTCGAGCGTCCGCTCGTCGGCGTCGTGGAACAGTCGATCCGGTTCGTGGAGGACGTCGACCGCGCGGTCGAAGTCGTCGGCGAGCCACTCGCGCAAGCGCTCGTCGACCCCGAGTTTCGCGCCGGTGCCGGCCAGCACCAGCGCTCCGGGGTCGAAGTCGGTGTCGAGCGCGATCCGGAGGACGACGGCACCGCCGAGGGAGTTGCCGACGAGCGCGTCGGCGCCGGTCGCCTCCGCGACGGCGATCACGTCTCGTGCGTACGCGTCGAGCGTCGCGGGCCCCGGATCGGTCGTCACGTCCGCCGAGTCCCCGTGGCCGCTCAGATCCAGCGCGGCGGCCGGGCGGAGGGGTCCGTCCGGGCCGTACTGTGCGGCCCACAGGCGGTGGGTCGCGCCGCTACCGTGGACGTACAGCGCGACCGCGTCGCCGACCGCTCCGTCCTCCCCCGCGAGCCGATAAGCCGTCTCGCGGCCGTCGTGGCGAACGGTCTCCATATCGACCGTTGGTCGGCCTGCCTGAAAGCCGTAGCGACCGTCGCGAGTCGGTACTTCGCCCAAACTCCCCAGACGCCTGTCAGTGTGAACCGCAATTGTACCGATACGGGTCGAACCCCCCACGTACGGGGGTGCTTTGGCGATAGATTTAAATAGTTATCTCGCTAACTACGAGTTAGTATGACCGGAACCCAACAGCTGGCCGACGACGTCGGCCTGCGGCGCTACGAGTACGACGAGGAGACGGTGCTGGCGGCGGACCTCGGCCCCGGCCGGGAGGCCTCGGTCGACGTGCTCGACGACGCGGTCATCGTCGTCGTCGACGGCGAGCAGTACGATCTGGAGCTTTCGGGTGACGCGCGAGCGTTTATCCGCAACGGTGTCCTCACTATCGAGGTGAGCCCATGAGACTCTCTGTCAAGCCGCTCAAGCAGAAGGACGCGGGGCGCGGACTCGCCGCGATCGACCGCGCGGCGATGGCCGAGCTCGACCTGGAGAACGGCGACTACATCGTCATCGAGGGCGACGGGTCCCGCGCGGTCGCGCGGGTCTGGCCGGGCTACCCCGAGGACGAGGGTCGAGGTGTCATCCGGATCGACGGTCGGCTCCGCCAAGAGGCCGACGCGGGGATCGACGACAACGTCGACGTCGAGAAGGCCGACGTGAACCCGGCGGCCCGGGTCAGCGTCGCTCTCCCACAGAACCTCCGGGTCAGGGGCAACGTCGGCCCGATGATCCGCAACAACCTCAGCGGGCAGGCCGTCACCGAGGGCCAGACCGTGCCCGTCAGCTTCGGGCTCGGTCCGCTCTCGTCGATGAGCGGCCAGAAGATCCCGCTGAAGATCGCCGGCACCGAACCGTCGGGCACCGTCGTCGTGACGGACTCGACGGAGGTCGACGTGGCCGAGAAGCCCGCCGAGCAGATCACCGGCGCCGCGCCCGGCGCCGCCGAAGGCGGCGCGCCCGACATCACCTACGAGGACATCGGCGGCCTGGACGACGAGCTCGAACAGGTCCGCGAGATGATCGAGTTGCCGATGCGCCACCCCGAGCTGTTCGAGACGCTCGGTATCGAGCCGCCGAAGGGCGTGCTCCTCCACGGCCCGCCCGGCACCGGCAAGACGCTCATGGCGAAAGCGGTCGCCAACGAGATCGACGCGTACTTCACGGACATCTCCGGCCCGGAGATCATGTCGAAGTACTACGGGGAGTCCGAAGAACAGCTCCGCGAGGTCTTCGACGAGGCCGAGGAGAACTCTCCCGCCATCGTCTTCATCGACGAGATCGACTCCATCGCGCCCAAGCGCGGTGAGACCCAGGGTGACGTCGAACGGCGCGTCGTCGCGCAACTGCTGAGCCTGATGGACGGTCTCGAATCGCGCGGGCAGGTCATCGTCATCGGCGCGACCAACCGCGTCGACGCCGTCGACCCCGCGCTCCGTCGCGGCGGTCGCTTCGATCGGGAGATCGAGATCGGCGTTCCCGACAAGAACGGCCGCAAGGAGATCCTGCAGGTCCACACCCGCGGGATGCCCCTCGCGGAGGGCATCGACCTCGACCAGTACGCCGAGAACACTCACGGCTTCGTCGGCGCTGACCTGGAGTCGCTGACCAAGGAGTCGGCGATGAACGCCCTGCGGCGCATCCGCCCCGAGCTCGACCTCGAATCGGACGAGATCGACGCCGAGGTGCTCGAACACCTGGAAGTCTCGGAGAACGACTTCAAGCAGGCGCTGAAGGGGATCGAACCCTCGGCGCTGCGGGAGGTGTTCGTCGAGGTGCCGGACGTGACCTGGGACCAGGTCGGCGGGCTCGAAGACACCAAAGAACGGTTACGCGAGACGATCCAGTGGCCGCTGGACTACCCCGAGGTGTTCGAGGCTATGGACATGCAGGCCGCCAAGGGCGTGCTGATGTACGGCCCGCCGGGCACGGGGAAGACCCTGCTCGCCAAGGCCATCGCCAACGAGGCCCAGTCGAACTTCATCTCGATCAAGGGTCCCGAACTGCTGAACAAGTTCGTGGGCGAATCGGAGAAGGGCGTCCGCGAGGTCTTCGAGAAGGCTCGCTCGAACGCACCCACGGTGGTGTTCTTCGACGAGATCGACTCCATCGCGGGCGAACGCGGACAGAGCGCCGGCGACTCGCAGGTCGGCGAGCGCGTCGTCTCCCAGCTGCTGACCGAGCTGGACGGCCTGGAGGAGCTGGAGGACGTGGTCGTCATCGCGACCACGAACCGTCCGGACCTCATCGACAACGCGCTGTTGCGGCCCGGTCGCCTCGACAGGCACGTCCACGTGCCCGTCCCGGACGAGGAGGCTCGCCGGAAGATCTTCGAGGTCCACACCCGCGACAAGCCGCTCGCCGAGGGCGTCGACCTCGACGACCTGGCGGCACGCACGGACGGCTACGTCGGCGCCGACATCGAAGCCGTGACCCGCGAGGCGTCGATGGCCGCGACCCGCGAGTTCCTCGCGAGCGTCGACCCCGAGGACATCGGCGACTCCGTCGGCAACGTGAAGGTCACGATGGAGCACTTCGAGGACGCCCTGGAGGAGGTCTCCCCCAGTGTCACCGAAGAGACCCGCGAGCGCTACGACGAGATCGAAGAACGGTTCGACACCGCAGAGGCCGAGACCG
This DNA window, taken from Halosimplex litoreum, encodes the following:
- a CDS encoding alpha/beta fold hydrolase, with protein sequence METVRHDGRETAYRLAGEDGAVGDAVALYVHGSGATHRLWAAQYGPDGPLRPAAALDLSGHGDSADVTTDPGPATLDAYARDVIAVAEATGADALVGNSLGGAVVLRIALDTDFDPGALVLAGTGAKLGVDERLREWLADDFDRAVDVLHEPDRLFHDADERTLDRSREQMRATGQSVTRRDFLTCHAFDVRDRLDEIALPALAVVGEHDSLTPPSYHEFLADRLPDCEYVEIPDAAHLAMVERTGAFDRTVGRFLDSLDG
- a CDS encoding CDC48 family AAA ATPase, which codes for MRLSVKPLKQKDAGRGLAAIDRAAMAELDLENGDYIVIEGDGSRAVARVWPGYPEDEGRGVIRIDGRLRQEADAGIDDNVDVEKADVNPAARVSVALPQNLRVRGNVGPMIRNNLSGQAVTEGQTVPVSFGLGPLSSMSGQKIPLKIAGTEPSGTVVVTDSTEVDVAEKPAEQITGAAPGAAEGGAPDITYEDIGGLDDELEQVREMIELPMRHPELFETLGIEPPKGVLLHGPPGTGKTLMAKAVANEIDAYFTDISGPEIMSKYYGESEEQLREVFDEAEENSPAIVFIDEIDSIAPKRGETQGDVERRVVAQLLSLMDGLESRGQVIVIGATNRVDAVDPALRRGGRFDREIEIGVPDKNGRKEILQVHTRGMPLAEGIDLDQYAENTHGFVGADLESLTKESAMNALRRIRPELDLESDEIDAEVLEHLEVSENDFKQALKGIEPSALREVFVEVPDVTWDQVGGLEDTKERLRETIQWPLDYPEVFEAMDMQAAKGVLMYGPPGTGKTLLAKAIANEAQSNFISIKGPELLNKFVGESEKGVREVFEKARSNAPTVVFFDEIDSIAGERGQSAGDSQVGERVVSQLLTELDGLEELEDVVVIATTNRPDLIDNALLRPGRLDRHVHVPVPDEEARRKIFEVHTRDKPLAEGVDLDDLAARTDGYVGADIEAVTREASMAATREFLASVDPEDIGDSVGNVKVTMEHFEDALEEVSPSVTEETRERYDEIEERFDTAEAETGDDELGRTFQ
- a CDS encoding DUF7127 family protein produces the protein MTGTQQLADDVGLRRYEYDEETVLAADLGPGREASVDVLDDAVIVVVDGEQYDLELSGDARAFIRNGVLTIEVSP
- a CDS encoding HAD family hydrolase translates to MTEYDAIVYDLDGTLVRLDVDWGDVAERCAAILRARGHDVSNADIWAMRELAAAEGLLDRVDDAIAEFERDGARSARRLALADELPHSIPVGVCSLNCAAACRIALELHGIDRHVDAVVGRDSHETVKPDPGPLVHAVEQLGAEPTSSLFVGDSDSDREAASAAGLDFRWVEDRV
- a CDS encoding acyl-CoA dehydrogenase family protein, which translates into the protein MELSATQAAIREAVREFAESEIRPVAAEADRESEFPEDVWDGLADLDLTGLTVPEAYGGFDADRLTYAVVNEAVAYGSLAVATALSVHCLATSCIAEFGEESVREEWLPEMVDGRPVGAFALSEPDAGSNPAEMATTARAVDGRDAYVIDGKKQWITNGERAGVAVVFAKTDPDDPESVTQFLVPTDAAGLEVGKKEDKLGLRASDTTSLVFDGVEVPARYRLTEPGRGLAAAFSILTGGRIGIAAQSVGLAQSALDEAVAYAGEREQFDRPIADIQSIRHKLADMETSVRAARALTHEAAAAQDRGESARTAASVAKYFASEAAVDVTNEAVQIYGGYGYTSEFPVERLYRDAKVTTIYEGTSQIQKNIVARDLLGE
- a CDS encoding DUF5822 domain-containing protein, producing MPARVERTDPDGVDYGRVMQLTFVATIVAGAPLVAMLSLAVELTTWTERALFAVRVGAVVWIVTALSVYVYERRVNG